tgaatggtttgaactgggtaggagcattgatgtttctactcaatgtgcctaggttaataggagcatgggtgtttctaccccatgtccaatagtgataaaactatttaatgAAATGATAGAATGttacattgatgcttttatgcaattagccaaaccccacctagccaaatactgcatataattgacaggatctgttataacccttttgtgaacttgccaatacataaaatgtattgaccccctagtggttgcaacgtttaaatgttacaggtgaaccaggtgaagagtgaggtacgaattgttagggttgcgagtttacattccaacatgtttcgactgtggagttgttatggtgCTCCTACATCTtctgctttccgctgcaagattttatcttcttcCGAGTTAACCcacgaggttatgcaatatgtaaggttctggatcaatgcgatgtaatatacttttgacctttgtatcttgatattacatcttgaaactgtgtgtgctagcgagtcgatccagggactagcactgtaagcacagagatcgaaccctagtaagggggaggatcgcttcataGAGATGTTGTGAGAATTTACTTTGAGCAGAAAGCTAAACTTAAACAGGTTTTCAAGGAATCATGTCAGAGAGTTTCTCTTACAACAGATTGTTGGACTAGCTAGCAGCAAGATAGCTACATGACTGTAACTGCACACTTTATTGATAAGGAGTGAAATTTTCACAAGAAAATCATTAGCTTTTTCAAGGTGAAAGGACATAAGGGGGATGATATTGGTAAACACTTGCATAGAGTCTTGCTGGATTGGGGAATAgataaagttatgatcataaCAGTTGACAATGCTAGCTCTAATGATGGGGGTATTGCTTACATGAAAAAGCAACTGAATAGCTCCAAAACTAGTATAAGTGAAGGCAAATTTATTCATATGAGGTGTGTTGCTCATATTGTCAATTTGATAGTTTCTGATGAGCTAAAGGAAGTAGATAATTCGGTTAGGCGTGTGCGTGCTGCTGTTCGATATGTCAAGAATGGTACATCTAGATTGGTTAAATTCAAGGAGTGTGCTGAGTTAGAGGAGGTAGATAGCAAAGCATTCTTGACCCTTGATGTCCCAACTAGGTGGAACTCCGTTCATCGTATGTTAAAGGCTGCTATCAGTTATGAGAAGGTTTTCGCAAGGTATGCAGAGGAGGAACTAAACTTTTCTATTGATTTGCTTAGCGAGAAAAGTCCTGGAGTACCAGGCACTGGAGTCCCAGAGGAGTTTGATTGGGAAAATACAAAAAAGCTAACAGATTTCCTAGGTCATTTTGCTGATCTTACTGTTTGCATATCGACCTCACAACAGGTCGCAGTTCACAATTTTTTCCATGCGATTGGAGAGGTGAATTTGCTGATTAAAAATTGGATGCAAAGTGATGATCAGTTGCAGGTTGCAATGGGCACAAGGATGAAGGAAAAATATGACAAATATTGGGGCACTTGGAGGGCCAAGGAGAACATGAACTTGCTGATATTTGTGGCTGTTGCTCTTGACCCAAGTTACAAGTTATCTGACTACACTCAGCTTGCAATTGAAGAAATGTTTGGTGAAGAAACAGGACGGAGAGTGTGGTCTGCTGTCAACACTTGTGTTCGGGACTTGTTTGAAGAGTACATGGTTTTGTATGCTCCCAGAACACCAAATCCTCAATCAACTGATGAACGTCTAAGTAAAGAATCAGGTGGAGGTGGCCATGCAAGCTTGATGAAGTCTCTCATTGCTAAAAAGTTGAAACTAAATAGCGGGGCGGCGAGTAGCAACAGTAAATCTGAACTTGATAAGTACCTAGCAAAAGATTGTGAAGATGACGGCAAGAAGCTGGACATCCTAAATTGGTGAAGGCCAACTCCAGTAGGTTTCCAATCTTGTCGTGCTTGGCTAGAGATGTCCTAGCAATTCAAATAACCTCGGTGGCCTCCGAGTCTGCGTTCAGTACTGGTGGGCATGTGCTAGACGATTTCAAAACTTCTCTAACCCCCTTCATGGTTGAGGCACTAGTGTGCACTCAAGATTGGCTAAGGAGAACAATTCCCATCAACATTGAAGAGAACACCGAAGAATTGGCAAAGCTAAAAGAAGGTAAAAATATAGATTTTGTAACTGTTTGTTGTTTCATTAAATAAATTGTTTGTCTCATGTTGTCTTCATTGTATTTCAGAACTTATTAAGGAATTTCGTGACAAAGCAAAAATTGATGGTAAAGCTTCTGAGTCTAGCAAGGCTAGGCTGCCTAGCAAGCCTGCCACCAAATCCACGACCAGCAAGCCTACTTCTTAAACTATATGGTGAGAATTGCATGGTTATAAATTTAGTTCTACGCTTTAGTCTAGACAAGTTATTTCCTGTAGGCTATAGCATTTTGGCGATTTGATGCTGGCTTTTGAGTCTTCGATTTTCTGGAGTCTAGACAACTTGGAACCTTGGAGTTGGACTGGTGCACTGCAGACCTACCGCCTACAGTCGGGGCATGCTGCCATCTTCAAAATTTATGTGTTCATTGCATGTTAGATGTTACTTGCTGGCTAATGCCATTTATGTGTGTCTGTGTCACGGAAGACTTAAACCTATGTGATTTTGCTAAATCTGTTTTCAGTACTATTTTTACTCAACCAATTATGTTCGGTTAGTTCGGTTCAGAATCgagaaccgaaccgaactTTCGGTTAACCGAAATTTCTGTTCTCAAAAATTAAAAGGTGATTTCGGTTCTCAATTTTGAAGAACCGAATTTCATGAAAACCCgaagaaccgaaccgaactTTCGGGTATACCCGAACGCCCACCCTGACCCATGGTTATCTACCTATGATCAGTATTCAGTGGGCAGACCACAGGGTGTGCGTTTGGTTTTATACTTCAGTTAATACGGTTTCGTATAAAAATCGtgttcggtttcggttataaCCATTTAATTTAtgttcggtttcggttataaCCATTTAATTTATGTTCGGTTTCGATTATAACCAAATTACTAAAATTGACGCGATTCCAATTTTCCGTCGGTGACCGCCCGAAGCTGACCCTCTTTGCTTCTTCCAATCAAGTCCAATAAGCCAAACTTGGACAGAATCAGCCACTCCGTAACCAAGAAAACAGGAAAGATGGGAGCGGGAACCTAGTCTTATAATCAGTTGGCCAACTACCAAGCGCATATATTTTGGGATTTCCTTTATTCTCTCTTCCTTAATTGCTTCCAGATCTTACTTGCTTTTGGTCTTCCTTGCTAGTGGGCAGATCCAGCCCTCACTCTATGAGGGTCAATGCCCCTGCCTAATTTTGATATACCGATACAAATATTAGATTTTCATCATTGATGACCCTTCTAATTTAAGTTATAGCCTTTTAAGAATGTTTAAGTTCCCCCTCTCAACTTCCCTCCTGGCTCCACCCGTTGCACTGGAATCTTTTGATACATCATGCAGTCAGCTCCATCGTTACAGAGTATCTTGAACTTTTCACATAGGAGTAGTACTCACTTGTGATGAACAACCAACACCGATCAACGAACAATTTCATTCATGTTGGTAATGCAAGTTGCTGTGGGTTGTGGCCTGCTTCTCtcttacagctcgtttggcatccaacatttggtagaaatgaaatgaaatgaaatccaatttgtGATAGGATTTTATtcggttgaatttgaattctagaTTTAAAAGTCATGTTTGTTTACCACGTGAATTTgcagagtgagagacaattccagagaaatgaCGGATTTTAAAAAGGAATTAAGGTTAATTATATtgtgatttcatgaaatttgagcTTAAATTCTTGTGGCCAATgtcgtgccaaccaaacaagttggtttctggaattcaaaatgaattcctgAATTTTAGGCCCAAATGATGGatgccaaacaagttgccaaagttttttttgacgaaaatgGCAGCGCCGATTCAATTAATTAAGGGTTGGAAagtgcagaaaaaaaaaacaagacgaGTACAGGAGGAGAACATCAAGAAGAGAGTAGAATATAGAGGCTAGAGCGACTAGAAGAAATTAGAAGAAAGCATAAAGGAACCGAGTGAAACCAACGGATTTGATCCATTATAGTCTTATGACACCCTTGAGACCGGCATCTTGGCAAAGCCTCACTTCATCATAGATTGCATCGGCGATTTTGTTGGGATCATCGCGGTAGCATTGAAGACATGGTTATTTCTTTCAATCCAGATGAACCACCAAGAGATCATGATCAGCCTGTTTAGGTTCTCCTTGTCGGCATTAGATATGAGTGAGTCAGTCAAGGAGCTCCACCACTGAAGCAACGAACAGGCCGGCAAAGCATTGGCAATCAGAGGAGCAGGCGAGAGGTGATGTTGTAAGAGGCTCCACACCTGCTTTGCGAAGGTGCAAGTCGAGAAAATATGGATGGCCGTCTCTGGGTGGCAGAAAGAAAGCTGACATGTTGGATTATGTTGGATATTACGGACTGCCAAGCGATCCGCGGTGAGACATCTGCCAAGACAAGTGAACCAAGACGTGATCTTAATCTTGGGAGGGATCTTGGTTCTCCAAATCAGCTTGAGCTGTTAAAGTTGTTCTGATATCAAGATAACTATATATAGGCGCCTCAGAAGAGCATAAAGGCAGAGGTGGTGGTGCTTTCATCAACCTTGGCATTTGGATACATAGTATTAGCTTATTCATATAGTATTAGCCAGTAATTATGTGTCTTTTTCTTCAAGTAGAGtgtttgtttttatttgaaatattCTGAGGCCTGAGGGGTTGTTGTCTATATATTCATTTGGCTGCGAGAACGTGAGTTGGGTCGACTCAAGTGGCGGAGCCGAGATGTGATGAAGACCAAGGCCAAATATTCATAATAGcctgaaaaataacaaattacATATGAAAGCCCCAGGCCAAAATCAAAATCCTTCCAAATATACCAAGGAAAAACTTCTCACACCCCAGGCCACAGCCCTGGCTGCCTGGGCCTGTCTCCACCCCTGGTCGACTCTAAAGTACAGGAAAAGTGAGATTAGAAGCAGCAGCCGCTGCTTTCGTTGTTGCAAGGCCACGTAAAGATTTTTACGAGGTACTGTATTGCATTGATATTTTACAATGGAATGTCATTATTCAAACTGTGTTCTGTGGTCCACGGAATTCCACTATGAATATTGAATAAGAATAATTAAATGTGCTTTGATGTAGCAACTCTTTCTTGTCTCCTTTCCAAATTACGAGTGGATGAACAATTATCCACTTTTACATTCTTGACTTGTGATGTTTTCTGAAACTGATGAAACGCAATATGTGTAAGTGGCGTCAGGATGACCATAaattacccgcaaaaaaaaggatgaCGATAAATAACTGACGGGGCAGAAATTCAGTACATATGAAATCACCACCTCGATAAAACTGATCTTATAGCTCTGTTCTCTGGAGTAGAAAGAATCAGCACAGTTAAAAGTACTTCATGTTGGTGTTACATAAGTTGTGGTCCTAAGGTACACACACAAATACAACTCTAAATTTAACCTTATCATTTGTCTTTTCTCTAACCACATGTATCTTCACCACAAATTATTCACCGTGCAGTAAACAATAATGATATTATAATAATGAAATAATAACACGTGGCAATGGAATTCATCGGTATAAGCAGCTCCTGTAGGGCGGGGTCCAGTAATCCGGGCCGTTGCTATCCCTGTACACCTGTGGCGTGCAGGAGACCGGCACCAGGCACAGCCCTCTACTCCTCAGGTCAGCCTCTGCCTCCGCCTTCTCCTTCCTATCCAACCCTCCCCATGGGTTGTAATCCTGACAAGgataacaacaacaacatataCCCATGTGCTTGTTATATGCAAGTCGATCGGATGAATAAGCTTGTAATTTTAGCATGGTAATTGGATCCGAAGAAGTTCCATTATATGTAGTTTAATTTTGTGGTTTACCTTGCTACTACTTGACTTCATGTAAGGATCACTCAGCAGCTGCATATGGAACAGGCAAGAAACAGTGAgtcaaattaaacaaaaaaagtgTGGGTTTCCCAGATAGATTGGGAGAAAGTTTTCCATGTCGCATATCATGAACTGATAGAGCCAAACTACAAAAGGAGGCTGCTACGGGGCCATGACCATGCATTCCATTACACAAAAGCAGCAGCACTAGTGACTCTCATGTTGTGCAAAATACGAACAAAAGGAAGCCTACTCTGGGACCCTCCAACAGGCAACACGTGTCGCACGGTAGTTGGATAAATTGCTGTATCATTCCCTTCTAACTAATTGATATCTTAAGGATTGGCTTTTGCCCCGAAATAAATATTAGCACCTTTTGCAAAACATCCTTTTTGACAGATCAATAATTGCATTGGTTATGTTGCAAAAAAGTCAGAAAAAGATTGTAAAAAGCTCTCCATTATGAAAATGTGCTATAAGGACAGAAAGGTTTCCACATTCCTTTTCTCATGTTGATTGAATAATAATCCCTCAACAACATATGCATTATATGAAGGGAGACATACTCTAATGCTTATCCAAATTATTCCCCAGATTAGCTAATTAAAACAGCTTATATACTCTTTTTTTAGGATTAGGATTTCTAGCTTACAAGGTTTTAAAAGAAGATCGATGCGTCTTAAAAATTGATAGTGTTTAAGAGGGAAAACAAATGTTAAGCAAGTTACCTGCACTTGTTCATGCAACCACTTAATGTAATTTATGGCCTCATATAGAACTGATGCCGTATCAGTCTGTATCATGCATAAGAGGAACAATGGCAGCATGCCTTTTGTCATTGGGCTGTAATTAAGTataaatgaaaaagaaaagcaatgaAACAATCAAATACACTTATATATGTTTGGATGTACCTTCCCAAACGGTGAAACGATCTGCTGCAGCGCGTTTATCTTGTCTCCTAGTTTTACTTTCGGCACCTGCGCCTGTTAAAAACAATGTTACCCTCATGCATGCGTGAAGGCAGTAGAAGGGtacttattttttctttctttctaatGAAACAGATGGTTGGAAAGAATCAAACCAAAAGGATTACAAATGTGGAACAATCGGAAACAAAACACGCTATTTGGATGGTAGGGTTTAGAGAAGCTGCGAAATGCTACCTCCAAAGTCCTAcctttgttctaagtcaaactttttcaagtttgactaagtttgttaaaaaaaacatctacaactccaaataagttTCACTAAATCCATGATTATTATCATGTTAtattatattttcatagtatacttgtTCGATATTATAGATCTcagtagatttttctataaacttatCAAAAAATTGGACTTAGCACAAAGTTAGTACTTCTTATATTGAGGAATGGAGAAAGTATTACATAATTAAGGCACATCAATTATCCAATAGCACAAGTAAATTCAATATAACTGATTGTTGATTAAAATTTTTTGGGAGGAACCTAGAATTAGTTTCGATTGGGCCGAGGAAATTGGTATCTTAACTTGATTACAGGAAgttatatatactccctctttCCGTTGTGTTGCAGCATGCATATACTGATATACATATGggtgatatggcggcatgcatgaggtgAATAGTTCATGAGCTCATATTTTCAAAAGTCATAATATAAGAGCTAATTACCGAATGTAGAAGTTGATGTAATTGACAGCTTAAACTAGTTTTTTTGTAAATTAATGCTTCATTTCTCCAAGGATTTAATTCGCACATGCATGTGAAGGAAACAGAGAATCACCTGGGATTTCAAATGCTCGTACTCTCTAGAGTTTTAGACTAACCAAACTAgtatccatgcatgcatgcatatttgttttctttgagtTTGAAAAATTAGTTACTTCATTAGAAGAAATCAAACATGCATTTGAGCATGCGCTGATCTATTTAGGAGAGAATTGCATGCGGATTAATTCAAGTGCTTGCATGCAAACTGTGCAACACCggccatatatatacacataccGCTTTGAGGGACGAGGTGGGCGAGGAGgcttcctgctgctgctgcttggacTTCTTCACGCTCCCCTctgacccctgctgctgctcctccgatctcttcttcttcccctcgcCTGACGACGCACTGCTCCCcttgccgcccccgccgccactgctcgTCTTGGCCTATACGCACACAAATTATATAACAGCTGCTATATACCGTGAATGAATtaatgcacatgcatgcaagcattAGGGATCGATCCATGGATGATCGTCTCTGGCCATGAGTATTCTTGAATGCTTTTCTTACACGTACCGGCGACGACATCTTCTTGTACTCCCCCGACGAACTAGTCTTCCCCGGCGACGCAGCAGCCGGGGCCGGTTTCCCCATGGCCCCGCCGAACGATATCAAGTCCGACAGGCTCGTCGTCCTGTCACCATTGCTCCCAGGCCCAGCCCACTGCACGTCCACCATGGaatcgccggagccgccgtaCATCCTGCTGCTGAGCCCTAGCATGGGGCTGTACGACCCTATCCCACCGACGGGCCTCACGAAGTCCTGGCCGCTGCTCCCTGGCCCACCAGCCGCTTCCTGCTGTTGCAGCATCCCGGgcccggcgccatggccgtggCCCATCTCGTGCTTGACGTTGCCGCCGGAGTCGAGGAAGAGGGccttggcgccgccgccgccgccgtggcacGGGCTGGGCGGCGCGATGGACCAGTTGCTCACCAGGTCCGACAGGTTCGCCGTCGTCAGCCCacgctcctgctgctgctgctgctgctggtgagCGAGCGCGTTAATGTAGTCCATCTGGTGGTGCTTCTCCAtgttggtggccgctgccgtgAACTGGTGGTCCGGAGGCGGCGCCCATGATGCGCCGTACTCCATCTTCTTGAGGTAGTCGCAGGCCGGCGGCTCCGCGAAGAGCTCCGGGGCGAGCGTCCGCGAGTTAAGCAGCTCCAGGAAGTTCTcgctgtcgtcgtcgccgtgaGCGTCGTGCACCGCCTGCATGCTCCTCGCCACCTCAGCGCCCCCGGCGCCCCTGAGTTAATTAAGCTCCAATTAGTTAACAGGGGGtgatttaattaattaagaggCCAACAACACAAGACTTGTACATGTACAGAGCAAATCATGCATTCATGGAATCATGCTAATTTATTTAGTTTATGGATGCAGTGCAGctcccctgcttatatatttGTCGTCTATCATTAGGCAATCGATTAAAGCGTGCAGTGGAAAGCCTCTTTGAGATGAAGAGAATGTAAAGAGGGATCATCTTTGAGAATTGGACACACTAAAGTATACTACTAGCATGCAAAGGGACATGGATGCTTGATATGGTTCCACTTTTTGGCGATCCGTACCAAACAAGAAAATCTTAGTAATTACTTGCATCTTGATCCACTTAGTAAAGTGCTAATGGTGGCCTATCTAGCTTGGCATTGTTATCTACCTAGGTCCAACGAAAGCCTAGCAAACTATGCAAGCACGCATATATTACACCATGGAATTTATTCTgtaaagaacaaacaaaattttgtttcaaGCAAGCAATCTTAATTACTTATATGCTGATTCGAATTCCAGTAGCCTCACTTGCAAGTCTacttaaaattaattaaatctGCAAgaacctagctagctatatagCTTAGCCGGTGGCTACCAGCGAAGAAAGCGACAGAAGAACCTTGTGTCCGAAGAATCACAGTAGATGCCTATACACATgtaacccggcccagctgccATTGCAGATTGCAGCAGTAACAAAGATGATCGTACGTGCTGGGGATGGCAGAATTTCAGGCCGATGTTGGCGATAGAATGACATTAATTTGTTGCTAACTTTTATGCACATTTTACCACCAATGCTAGCTTTGATATCGATCGGCAGTCTGAATAAAACTGGTGTGCACATCGCATAATGCAGATTCCGGCAATGATCTCCAATATCTACAAAAAATTGTCGCCAGGCACCCATGTCCTACACCGAAAGTCGCATCTAGATTTGCATTGTCAGAACTCTCTTTGATATATCACACACTGTTTGAAAAGCTATGTCCTCTTCTTTACTCTCTCTCCTTTGCTTTTGTTCCTCCCTTGTGTGCTACTTTCCCCTGCGTGCTGCCACTGAGTCTCTAGCTAGAGTACTCTAGACTACTAGAACCTAGCATATTCATATATGCAATATATTCATATTCATACAAAGAAGATATATATGCTTTTGCACATATATTCTTGTTCCATTTTTTAATTCTTCAATTCCTTGCTGTGTACATGCATGTAGGTCTAGCTAGGTAGCGTAGCGATGAGAATTAAGCAGCAGGATTAGATGCATGAATCGAAATCTATACTTGTCACGCGCGCGCTAGCTACGTAAGGTATAGAGGTAGACAATATATATTCGTGGCGAGATTATTAGAATCTAGGCAAAGCGAGGCCGCTTTCTTTATCTTTGGGACAAGGGGTAGTGGACGCATGCCGTCTTTTCACTTCCCCGACCTCTCGAATatgcaaatatgcatgtactaTTGCTAGTCTAGCTAGCTCGTATGATGTATGATCATGAgtgttgttgttgcatgtATGGTGGTAGTATGCTCACATGAGGACTTGGTTCCAGAGGTGGCTctcggctgccgcggcggcggcggcggaggattCGTCGATGCTGATCCCGGAGTGGTGGCTGGTGAAGGAGGTCTGCATGGTGGCGTTGGAGGCCGAcatgtcgtcgtcggcgccagAGGACGACGTCCTTTGCTGGTGTTGTTGCTGGTGGTGGGCGAGCGGCAGCGGTGGCCAGCgtggcccggcggcggcggcagagggcgGAGGCCAGGCCGGGGTGGCGGAGGAGTAATTAGGGTGCATGTCGCCGCGCCACCAGGAGGcgcccgccgacgccgaggaagaagacgagggcgggtgcggcggcggcggcgagctcgcgACGGAGGCCTCGGAGCCCTCCTGGGCCATGCACCGCATGCAAGGCTAGCTAGGGCTAGCAATTAAGCAAGCGAGCGAGCGGAATTCGATCGATCTTAATTTGGCGTGTGGCGGCCGGGGGAAGAGGAATTTGGCTTTGTCTCGGCTCTCTCAGGAGAGGTGATAGGAGTTCGTGGGTGTCTGCCGGGAGCTAGCTTTTTAAAGGGGAATGGGATGGGGCTACGTTTGGGTGATGTCACGTGCTCTCGGTCGAATAGTCCCTGTCTTTGGACACCTCCGTCCTTTTCAGGACCTCGTTAAGCAACGATCGAGCGTCCCCGTTTGTATAGCTAGCTGGTAGCAAGTGGTGCTGCATGGTACGAACTACCAAGGCGGGTTAAGGGTTGTCCATTTGAGGGGTCTTTGGACAAATGAGGATGTGTAAAATATTAAGTTATCTAATGGTAAAACCACATTTATCTCTTCATGAGTTTTTGACATGTGGGCGAAAAAAACAAGTAGACAAGTTTGGATGAGTTTTGCACAAATGAAGAGTCCCCATACTCTTCCCAAATTTGGGAAAAAATGAGAGTGTGGACcacttttggacaaatgaGGGTTTCCATTGGGTTGTGTATTTTGTTCTTATGTAcagatttggacaaatggaGAGAATTTTGGGGttcccttggagatgccctaaggCTGGAAAACATGGCTCAGGTTCGCCAAGTTATTTGAGCTCGGTTTATTTGTGAATTACGTGCATTGGCCCATGGGTTCGGAAGGttatgaaaacaaaaacatctgCGGTCCTAGCTAATTCTATTTAAAATATGGCCGTTCTTTCAAATGTATATGTCTAGGTCCTAAACCTTTGATTAGTGGTTCATCGCAGGTCCTAAGTGCGTTTCTACGCGGTCCACCCGCTTGCGTGGCGGTTTGACTGACGTCACGTCGCATTGGGCCCACATGGCTGTTAACAGGCTGAAACTTAATTTAAAAGGACCCTTCCTCCTTCTCCACCTTTCATTCCCCGGTCATGTCTCTCTCCTTCTCGATGGGTATGTGCAAGTTTACGTTTCAAAAGTTTACCCGACGGGTGGGTCTAGGCCTACATGGTATAAGTCAAACTACCACGCCAACTAGTTAGGAAGCGCAAACACATTTGGGACCTACAGTGAACTACTAAAAAATGTTTTAGGACCTAGACGTACATTTCCAAACATTTAGAACAAAATGGGCATCTTCTCAAAAGAATTAGGACCCTAGAGGTGCATTTTACCCTTCTTGAAAtcaggaa
This is a stretch of genomic DNA from Brachypodium distachyon strain Bd21 chromosome 1, Brachypodium_distachyon_v3.0, whole genome shotgun sequence. It encodes these proteins:
- the LOC104582074 gene encoding zinc finger BED domain-containing protein RICESLEEPER 2-like, translated to MIITVDNASSNDGGIAYMKKQLNSSKTSISEGKFIHMRCVAHIVNLIVSDELKEVDNSVRRVRAAVRYVKNGTSRLVKFKECAELEEVDSKAFLTLDVPTRWNSVHRMLKAAISYEKVFARYAEEELNFSIDLLSEKSPGVPGTGVPEEFDWENTKKLTDFLGHFADLTVCISTSQQVAVHNFFHAIGEVNLLIKNWMQSDDQLQVAMGTRMKEKYDKYWGTWRAKENMNLLIFVAVALDPSYKLSDYTQLAIEEMFGEETGRRVWSAVNTCVRDLFEEYMVLYAPRTPNPQSTDERLSKESGGGGHASLMKSLIAKKLKLNSGAASSNSKSELDKYLAKDCEDDGKKLDILNW
- the LOC100841083 gene encoding transcription factor bHLH111 isoform X2, producing the protein MRCMAQEGSEASVASSPPPPHPPSSSSSASAGASWWRGDMHPNYSSATPAWPPPSAAAAGPRWPPLPLAHHQQQHQQRTSSSGADDDMSASNATMQTSFTSHHSGISIDESSAAAAAAAESHLWNQVLMGAGGAEVARSMQAVHDAHGDDDSENFLELLNSRTLAPELFAEPPACDYLKKMEYGASWAPPPDHQFTAAATNMEKHHQMDYINALAHQQQQQQQERGLTTANLSDLVSNWSIAPPSPCHGGGGGAKALFLDSGGNVKHEMGHGHGAGPGMLQQQEAAGGPGSSGQDFVRPVGGIGSYSPMLGLSSRMYGGSGDSMVDVQWAGPGSNGDRTTSLSDLISFGGAMGKPAPAAASPGKTSSSGEYKKMSSPAKTSSGGGGGKGSSASSGEGKKKRSEEQQQGSEGSVKKSKQQQQEASSPTSSLKAAQVPKVKLGDKINALQQIVSPFGKTDTASVLYEAINYIKWLHEQVQLLSDPYMKSSSSKDYNPWGGLDRKEKAEAEADLRSRGLCLVPVSCTPQVYRDSNGPDYWTPPYRSCLYR
- the LOC100841083 gene encoding transcription factor bHLH111 isoform X1, with protein sequence MRCMAQEGSEASVASSPPPPHPPSSSSSASAGASWWRGDMHPNYSSATPAWPPPSAAAAGPRWPPLPLAHHQQQHQQRTSSSGADDDMSASNATMQTSFTSHHSGISIDESSAAAAAAAESHLWNQVLMGAGGAEVARSMQAVHDAHGDDDSENFLELLNSRTLAPELFAEPPACDYLKKMEYGASWAPPPDHQFTAAATNMEKHHQMDYINALAHQQQQQQQERGLTTANLSDLVSNWSIAPPSPCHGGGGGAKALFLDSGGNVKHEMGHGHGAGPGMLQQQEAAGGPGSSGQDFVRPVGGIGSYSPMLGLSSRMYGGSGDSMVDVQWAGPGSNGDRTTSLSDLISFGGAMGKPAPAAASPGKTSSSGEYKKMSSPVRAKTSSGGGGGKGSSASSGEGKKKRSEEQQQGSEGSVKKSKQQQQEASSPTSSLKAAQVPKVKLGDKINALQQIVSPFGKTDTASVLYEAINYIKWLHEQVQLLSDPYMKSSSSKDYNPWGGLDRKEKAEAEADLRSRGLCLVPVSCTPQVYRDSNGPDYWTPPYRSCLYR
- the LOC100841083 gene encoding transcription factor bHLH111 isoform X3 translates to MGAGGAEVARSMQAVHDAHGDDDSENFLELLNSRTLAPELFAEPPACDYLKKMEYGASWAPPPDHQFTAAATNMEKHHQMDYINALAHQQQQQQQERGLTTANLSDLVSNWSIAPPSPCHGGGGGAKALFLDSGGNVKHEMGHGHGAGPGMLQQQEAAGGPGSSGQDFVRPVGGIGSYSPMLGLSSRMYGGSGDSMVDVQWAGPGSNGDRTTSLSDLISFGGAMGKPAPAAASPGKTSSSGEYKKMSSPVRAKTSSGGGGGKGSSASSGEGKKKRSEEQQQGSEGSVKKSKQQQQEASSPTSSLKAAQVPKVKLGDKINALQQIVSPFGKTDTASVLYEAINYIKWLHEQVQLLSDPYMKSSSSKDYNPWGGLDRKEKAEAEADLRSRGLCLVPVSCTPQVYRDSNGPDYWTPPYRSCLYR